The DNA sequence GAGAACCTGAACGATATTCATACGCGAAGGAACGCCGAGAGGATTCAGCACTATATCAAGCGGCGTGCCATCCTCAAGGAAAGGCATATCCTCAGAGGGCAGGATACGCGAAATAACACCCTTGTTTCCGTGACGTCCAGCCATTTTATCTCCGACAGAGATTTTTCTCTTCTGAGCAATGTAGCAGCGGACAACCGTATTGATACCGGGAGCCATTTCATCGCCGTTTTGACGGGTAAATACCTTGACATCAACGACGATGCCGCTTTCACCATGTGGGACCTTAAGTGATGTATCTCTAACCTCACGCGACTTTTCACCGAATATTGCTCGAAGCAGTTTTTCCTCACTGGTCTGTTCGGTTTCGCCTTTAGGAGTGATCTTTCCGACAAGGATATCCCCTGATCTAACCTCAGCGCCAATGCGGATAATCCCGCGTTCATCCAAATCTTTTAACATATCTTCGCCCAGTCCCGGAATCTCTCTTGTGATTTCCTCAGGTCCGAGTTTCGTATCGCGTGCCTCTATTTCGTATTCTTCAATATGGATTGATGTATATACGTCATCACGTACAAGACGCTCATTTATAAGAACTGCATCCTCGTAGTTATAACCTTCCCAAGTCATAAACCCGATGAGAACGTTTTTGCCAAGTGCGATTTCGCCGTTATCGGTGGAAGGGCCATCCGCTATGACGTCACCTTTTTCCACGCGCTGTCCGAGGGTAACGATCGGTCTCTGATTTATACAGGTCCCCTGGTTGGAACGCAGGAATTTTATGATCGGATATTCATCAAACCCGCCTTTATCAGTTTTAATAACGATCTTATCAGCGGAAGAACGGTAAACCATACCGCCTTCTTTTGCAATCACAGCAACGCCCGAGTCATAGGCAGCCTTGAATTCCATGCCGGTACCTACTATTGGGGATTCTGTGCGCAAAAGCGGAACTGCCTGCCTCTGCATGTTTGCGCCCATAAGAGCACGGTTTGCGTCGTCGTTTTCAAGGAATGGGATCATAGCAGTAGCAACTGAAACTATCATCTTCGGTGAAACGTCGACATAATCTATTACTGATTTATCAACTTCTAGGATCTCATCACGATAACGAGCGGCAACACGCTGATGAACAAAGCGTCCCTCTTCATCAAGCGGTTCGCTTGCCTGAGCTATCGTATAAGCATCCTCAACATCCGCGGGCATGTACTCAATTATGTCTGTAACCTTACCAGTATCTTTGTCGACCTTACGGAAAGGAGCCTCTATGAAACCGTAATCATTTATACGGGCAAATGTTGATAGGTATGAAATAAGTCCGATGTTAGGACCTTCAGGCGTCTCGATCGGGCACATTCTGCCGTAGTGAGAATGGTGAACGTCACGTACTTCGAATCCTGCACGGTCACGGGACAGACCGCCGGGTCCAAGTGCTGACAAACGTCTCTTATGTGTAAGCTCAGCCAGCGGGTTTGTTTGATCCATGAACTGGGATAATGGTGAAGATCCGAAGAATTCTTTTATAGCCGCTACAACAGGTTTGATGTTAATAAGCGCCTGCGGAGTAACAACGTCAATATCCTGAATGGTCATACGTTCACGAATTACACGTTCCATCCTTGACAAGCCGATCCTGAACTGGTTTTGAAGCAGTTCGCCTACGGCGCGGATACGACGGTTTCCAAGATGGTCGATATCATCGGTTTCACCGATATCATAGGCAAGACATGAAAAATAATTTATTGATGAGAAGATATCGTCAATAGTTATAACGTTCGGAATAAGATCCGTTACATGCTCAGACAGTGCTTTTTTGATGTCTTCCTCTGTTTTATTGTTTTCAAGTATCTCACGAAGAACCCTGAATTTGACCTTTTCAAAAATTCCGGTTTCGGTGACATCGAAAGAAATAAAATCTCTTATATCAACCATTCCGTTTGAAAATACTTTTACCTTTTTACCTTGTGCTAGGAGATATACAGTATCAACACCAGCTTTTTCGATCGCATCAGCCTTTTCACGGTCGATCTGCTCGCCCTTTTCGGCCATTATTTCACCTGTCAGCGGATTCACGACATCTTCGGCAAGCACATGCCCTAATATACGCATCCCGATAGCAAGCTTTTTATTGTATTTAAAACGTCCGACTTTGGATAAATCGTATCTGTGCGGATCAAAAAACAGGTTATTTATAAGTGTTGTCGCACTGTCAACTGTGGGCGGTTCACCCGGACGCATCTTACGATACAGCTCTAAAAGACCCTCTTCGTAGCTTTTAGCGGTATCTTTATCTATCGTATTTAAAAGACGCTCGTCTTCGCCGAAAATAGCTTTGATCTGCTCGTCGTTGCCGGCGCCCAGCGCACGGATTAGCGTTGTAACCGGAATTTTTCTGTTCTTATCTATC is a window from the Bacillota bacterium genome containing:
- the rpoB gene encoding DNA-directed RNA polymerase subunit beta, with amino-acid sequence MSETERIVGVKRKQLGTNIRRSFSRIEEALEMPNLIEVQKKSYKWFVEEGIKEVFRDLSSITDYSQNLVLEFIDYKLESKSKYSVTECKERDATYAAPLKVRVRLINKETGEVKDQEIFMGDFPLMTESGTFVINGAERVVVSQLVRSPGIYFDKKIDKSAIELYSATIIPNRGAWIEYENDTNGIFYARIDKNRKIPVTTLIRALGAGNDEQIKAIFGEDERLLNTIDKDTAKSYEEGLLELYRKMRPGEPPTVDSATTLINNLFFDPHRYDLSKVGRFKYNKKLAIGMRILGHVLAEDVVNPLTGEIMAEKGEQIDREKADAIEKAGVDTVYLLAQGKKVKVFSNGMVDIRDFISFDVTETGIFEKVKFRVLREILENNKTEEDIKKALSEHVTDLIPNVITIDDIFSSINYFSCLAYDIGETDDIDHLGNRRIRAVGELLQNQFRIGLSRMERVIRERMTIQDIDVVTPQALINIKPVVAAIKEFFGSSPLSQFMDQTNPLAELTHKRRLSALGPGGLSRDRAGFEVRDVHHSHYGRMCPIETPEGPNIGLISYLSTFARINDYGFIEAPFRKVDKDTGKVTDIIEYMPADVEDAYTIAQASEPLDEEGRFVHQRVAARYRDEILEVDKSVIDYVDVSPKMIVSVATAMIPFLENDDANRALMGANMQRQAVPLLRTESPIVGTGMEFKAAYDSGVAVIAKEGGMVYRSSADKIVIKTDKGGFDEYPIIKFLRSNQGTCINQRPIVTLGQRVEKGDVIADGPSTDNGEIALGKNVLIGFMTWEGYNYEDAVLINERLVRDDVYTSIHIEEYEIEARDTKLGPEEITREIPGLGEDMLKDLDERGIIRIGAEVRSGDILVGKITPKGETEQTSEEKLLRAIFGEKSREVRDTSLKVPHGESGIVVDVKVFTRQNGDEMAPGINTVVRCYIAQKRKISVGDKMAGRHGNKGVISRILPSEDMPFLEDGTPLDIVLNPLGVPSRMNIVQVLEVHLGMAAKQLGWKIMTPVFDGANQDDIEKSLELAGLRKDGKTTLYDGRTGLPFDNPVTVGYMYFLKLAHLVDDKIHARSIGPYSLVTQQPLGGKAQFGGQRFGEMEVWALEAYGSAYTLQEILTVKSDDVTGRSKTYEAIVKGQNVPKPGVPESFKVLIKELQSLGLDMKVLDENDEEIELSENMDDEGDDMGLAKIPPDMMEDLPGEDTAEDDVEEDLTEDEDEIDSEVDDIFDEFEDTAEEQEESNDDDFIF